The proteins below are encoded in one region of Ostrea edulis chromosome 3, xbOstEdul1.1, whole genome shotgun sequence:
- the LOC130053617 gene encoding uncharacterized protein LOC130053617 produces MRFRREPVAVMAGVKQMFYCFKVKENHCNFLRFFWFKDNNPNNPMVEYRMTVHVFGNRPSPAVATYGICRTALNVETEFGQDVRDFVMDNFYVDDGLMSLPTASEATSLIRRTQKALLVEGNVRLHKISSNSEEVLGSFPTEDLAKDMKDLEFGKDLLSSQRSLGLNWNLDDDSFFFEVTSKNTACSRRGILSCMNSIFDPLGFLAPVVIEEKNILRTCSKHY; encoded by the coding sequence ATGCGTTTTCGGAGGGAACCTGTTGCAGTGATGGCAGGTGTAAAGCAGATGTTTTACTGCTTTAAAGTGAAAGAAAATCATTGCAATTTTCTACGATTTTTCTGGTTCAAAGATAATAATCCTAACAACCCAATGGTTGAATACAGGATGACCGTCCATGTATTTGGCAATCGGCCATCGCCGGCAGTAGCGACTTACGGGATTTGTAGAACAGCACTAAATGTGGAAACAGAATTTGGACAAGACGTTAGAGATTTTGTGATGGACAATTTCTATGTAGACGATGGACTTATGTCGCTACCTACGGCATCTGAAGCTACAAGTTTGATAAGGCGAACACAGAAAGCTTTACTGGTTGAAGGCAATGTGCGCCTGCATAAGATTTCTTCGAACAGCGAGGAAGTTTTGGGTTCGTTTCCAACAGAAGATCTTGCCAAAGATATGAAGGATCTAGAGTTCGGGAAGGACCTGCTCTCAAGTCAACGGAGTCTTGGTCTTAATTGGAATTTGGATGATGACAGTTTTTTCTTTGAGGTGACGTCAAAGAATACAGCATGCTCTAGAAGAGGAATTCTTTCCTGCATGAATAGTATATTTGATCCCCTGGGATTCCTTGCACCTGTTGTCATAGAGGAAAAGAATATTTTGAGGACTTGTTCAAAGCACTATTAA